A stretch of DNA from Spirosoma endbachense:
CACCAGACCTACCGGAATTTCACGGATGACGTTGCCAACTGAGTTTTCTTCATTGAAGGCAGGAATGATAACGAGAATAGAATACAAAATATAGCTGAGCAGTTTGTGTGAGCAAGAAATTGGTTTAGTAAGGCGAATAGCAAGGGCCTGGTTTAGTATTGCTTTATCCCAATTATCGATTCGCTCATTTATCCATCCCAAAGATAGGATGCCAAATTCAATCAAAATGTCATATACTTGACATATGGAAATATCCTTTATTGGTGCGGGTAACCTCGCCTGGCACCTTGCTCCAGCCCTCGAAAACGCGGGACATCACATCAATGAAGTTTACAGTCGGCAGCTTCAGCATAGTCGTCAGTTGGTTAGTAATCTCTACGATGCCCGGACACATTCAGATCTGAATTTTGCTGACAGCCCTTCAAAATTATTCGTTCTGGCCGTTCCTGACGACGCCCTTGACTCGGTCTGTTCTCGACTCGTATTGCCCGAAAACGCTACACTTGTTCACACATCAGGCAATAAATCGCTCAGTGCCCTTCAAAACTGGATGACTATTTACAGCGATGTTCCGGTGCAAACGGGTGTATTTTATGGATTACAGACGTTTACCAGAGGTCAGTCTTTTATGGACTTCAGCGGGATACCCCTCTGCATCGAAGCATCTGACAAAGTAACGGAAGACGCTCTCGTTAAGCTAGGGCAGGAGTTAAGTGATATTGTTTACCTGCTTACATCATCGGAACGCCAAACGCTCCACCTGGCAGCCGTCTTTGCCTGTAATTTCACCAATCACCTGTTAAGCATTGCTCATGATCTGAGCACAGCCGATGGCCTGGAATTCGAGTTACTGCAACCCATTATCCGCGAAACGATTCGCAAGGGACTGGCGGCCAATAATCCCGCCGATGTTCAGACAGGGCCGGCCCGCCGGGGTGATCTGACAACGATTGAAAGCCATT
This window harbors:
- a CDS encoding Rossmann-like and DUF2520 domain-containing protein translates to MEISFIGAGNLAWHLAPALENAGHHINEVYSRQLQHSRQLVSNLYDARTHSDLNFADSPSKLFVLAVPDDALDSVCSRLVLPENATLVHTSGNKSLSALQNWMTIYSDVPVQTGVFYGLQTFTRGQSFMDFSGIPLCIEASDKVTEDALVKLGQELSDIVYLLTSSERQTLHLAAVFACNFTNHLLSIAHDLSTADGLEFELLQPIIRETIRKGLAANNPADVQTGPARRGDLTTIESHLSQLSSQPQLAEIYQIMTESIRHQYGR